A stretch of the Equus caballus isolate H_3958 breed thoroughbred chromosome X, TB-T2T, whole genome shotgun sequence genome encodes the following:
- the LOC100064929 gene encoding LOW QUALITY PROTEIN: XK-related protein 3-like (The sequence of the model RefSeq protein was modified relative to this genomic sequence to represent the inferred CDS: substituted 1 base at 1 genomic stop codon), with the protein MGLAVACMLLACGEFCSRELPGVLNAGRSLPANGKQRPSLLGGCGTLMRPPGPQSQVLELHPVPKHVHGKSGHPLHQPVHWRLCAQHQLAVCCSARESTRRELPFVLDSGRGLPANGKQRLSLPWGCGTPECLPGLQSQALDLQPCPQACPEEVRMPHALTHVPETVGPAAACALLMTFSLISVTYGAIHCNILAIQIKYDNTNIRLQPIEFICIMIWRCLEITSRVVTLVLFTTSLKLKSMPFLLTIFSVSLLAPWLEFWRSGAHLPSNTKKNLHPVSTVFMLIMITLLYAAINFSCWSAVKLQLSSEEIIDKRQKWRHRILHYSVRFLENVVMTSVFRFFGGKSLLNCCDSLIATQLIITYLLSIGFMFLFYQYLHPEWSDKALPEHAENRPEAMXFYIKFREKSIQRIRISS; encoded by the exons atgggcctggcggtggcttgtatgCTGCTggcttgtggggaattctgctctagggagcttcctggtgttctcaATGCTGGGCGGAGCCTACCTgccaatggcaagcagaggccctccctgctgggagGGTGTGGGACCCTGATGcgtccccctgggccacagagccaggtgttggagctccacccagtcccaaagcacgtccacgggaagtccggtCACCCCCTGCACCAACCCGTGCACTGGAGACTGTGTGCCCAGCATCAGCTGGCGGTCTGCTGCAGTGCCAGGGAATCCACCCgacgggagcttccctttgttttggattctgggcggggcctcccagctaatggcaagcagaggctttccctgccatgGGGGTGTGGGACCCCGGAGTGTCTCCCCGGGCtgcagagccaggcgctggaCCTCCAACCATGTCCCCAAGCATGTCCAGAGGAAGTCCGGATGCCCCATGCATTGACCCATGTGCCCGAGACTGTGGGCCCggcagcagcttgcg CATTGCTGATGACATTTTCCCTAATATCAGTTACTTATGGGGCTATTCACTGCAATATACTGGCCATCCAGATCAAGTACGACAATACTAACATAAGGCTACAGCCAATAGAATTCATCTGCATCATGATATGGCGTTGCTTGGAGATTACCTCACGTGTAGTGACTCTGGTACTGTTTACTACATCTCTGAAACTGAAGAGCATGCCCTTTTTATTAACCATATTTTCCGTATCATTGCTGGCACCATGGCTGGAATTTTGGAGAAGTGGAGCTCACCTTCCCAGCAATACTAAAAAGAACTTGCATCCAGTGAGTACAGTATTCATGCTTATCATGATCACTCTACTATATGCTGCCATCAACTTCTCCTGCTGGTCGGCAGTGAAACTGCAATTGTCAAGTGAGGAAATAATTGATAAGAGACAGAAGTGGCGTCATAGAATCCTACACTACAGCGTTCGGTTTTTAGAAAATGTGGTAATGACATCGGTATTTAGATTTTTTGGCGGGAAGTCTTTATTGAACTGCTGTGATTCATTAATTGCCACGCAGCTCATCATAACCTACCTGTTATCCATTGGTTTTATGTTCCTCTTCTATCAGTATTTGCATCCAGAGTGGTCAGACAAAGCATTACCAGAACATGCTGAAAATCGGCCTGAAGCAATgtgattttacataaaatttagagaaaagtCAATTCAAAGAATAAGAATAAGCAGCTGA